The segment TCTCGGATGATACATATTCATTTCCTCCTTTGTTATTAAGCAAAGTCTTTATATATAAAATAATAAACCCTCCAGCGAGTGGAGAGTTTACCTGTATTTTATAAAATTTATTTAATAACAATTCTAGATAACAGGTACACATATTTTTGTAAGAAAGTCTGATGGATTACTGATTAAGTTTGGACGCAAATCTCGTAAATCTAAATTTATAGGTACAAGTCCTCTTTCATATATTTCCATCATATTCCCGTTTTGAGTCAAATCATTTTCAACGATCCACTTTTTCAATATTTCATAGCCCATCGCCAAGTCTGTGTATGATCCTTTAACTGTAATACAGGCGTACTTACCATTGACTAATATTTTGCAGCCATCTATATTATTCGATTCTTTAACAGGTACAAGTAATTCAACATCTGCTTTATTCTCCATTAAGTATCTCTCATGGAAAATAGCCATAAGTTTTCCATTCACCTCTAGATTAAAGGCATATACTCGATTGAATAAGTTTTGCACAAGTTTATCTATAAATTTAACCTGAATTTTTTTACGAAGAGTATACACTAATGTATCCTCCCGATTTTCAAAATAACATTCTGAGAAAATCGGCCCCTGAATGATTGGAATACCGACTTCCATCTTTACTTTCAATTGTTTCATGTCTTCTATTTCTTTAGTGATTTGTTCTTTTTGCTTTTCCAGTTCAGAAAGTTTTTGTTCGATAATGCTATTCCACTGTATTGAATCCGCGCACTCCATCATTTGCTTAATATCAGCTAATGGCATATGCAAACTTTTTAAAAGCAGTATTATTTTAATCGCTTCAATTTTGTCATAGTCATAATAGCGATAATTAGTTTCAGCGTCTACGTATGAAGGTTTTAGTAAACCAATATCATCATAATACCGCAATGTTTTTACAGGTAAATCACATATTTTCGATAATTTCCCTATTGTATACATACCATTATCCTTTCAAACTTTTCGCTTTTATTGTTTATAAATAAATTATTACAAACAAGTCTAATACTTTCAATGGTTGTTCCGCATAATATCCAAATTATAGAACCAACAGTCATAGTACAAAATAGATTTTTTTGCTAAACATTATAAATCTTCTATTGCTATTTTTAACCCTTTTCAATTTCTTCCTTTATTTTTACTAAATACTAGTTCGAAACATGTACCGCTATTCTCATAATCTGTCACGGTGATTTTTGCATTGTGTTTTTTTACGATACTTTGCACAATGGAAAGACCCAATCCGACACCACCCGTTTCACGAGAACGTGATGTATCCACACGATAAAACGGTTCGAATATCGTTTTTTTCAAATCTTCAGGGATTCCTATACCGGTATCCTTAATGGCAACGACTGTTTGCGTATCATTGGATTTCACTTCAATCTTTACGCTACCACCTACAACATTGTATTTAATGCCATTTTCAACGAGGTTATAAAAGGCACGATAAAGCAAGTTTGGATTGCCGTAAACAATGCTATCATCACAGTCCAAATATAATTGAACTTCTTTTTTATCGGCAATAGGAGTAAGTTCGGCAAACATTTCTTGTAAAATATCCTGCAAGCAAATCGGTTCCTGCTCGATTTCATCATTCATGTTCGTCATCTCTAAAAGGGCAATGACAAGCACGGATAAACGCTTTATTTGCTTTTCAAAAACGGTAATGAGTGCATCATATTCATCAGTAGTATGGACATTTTTCTTTTTAAATACATCCACCTTCGTTTTCAAAACAGCAAGCGGTGTTCGGAGTTCATGTGCTGCGTTGGCAGTAAAGCGGCTTTGCATGAGGAAAGCTTCATTTAGCTTGTCTGTCATTTCATTAAAAGACTGCGTGAGCTCCGCGATTTCATCATCTGCTAGAGGCATGTCCATCGTTTCCGCCAAATTGTGCACCGTTCGATTTTTAATTTGATTATTTAATGTATCCAGTGGCTTAAGTACTTTGCCAGATACATAGTATGTTAAAGCACCACCACAAACGATGATTAAAAGTAAATAAAGCACACTTTCTAAACGAAATTCCGTTTTTGCTTGTTGCGCCTCTGTAGATACGATTGGCATCATAGGAACCATTGGAGGCATTAGAATATCGTCAAAAATTTGCTCATTTTCACCTACTTGTTGTGCAGGTGTTGTCGCAGCAGCATCAATTTTTGTAGCCATAATGTCAGCAGAAAAATTTAAAATGATCGTAAGTCCGACACAGCAAATGATTAATAATAGGACCATCATCGCAGTAAGCCTCAGCCGAATGGGCATTTTTTTAACATTACGCGTCACCTTTATTGTTCGTAATAAAATAGCCCTCACCAATTTTTGTGCGGATTGGATCAGTCGTTAAAAGTGCCTTTAATTTTTTTCTCAATGATGCAATGTGGACGCGTATAACACCACTAAAACTATCGGCATTTTGATCCCAAACATGTGCCATCAACTCTTCTTGGCTAACTACTTTTTCTTGATGTAGCAAGAAGCATTCTAGTAAAGCCAGTTCCTTTTTGGTAAGAAGCAATTCCCGTCCCTCTACAAATGCGGTACGTTTCGTTAAATCCATACTAATTTTCCCACAAGTTAACAAGCTACTCTCTTGCACAAATTTCCGTCTCATTAAATTTCTTATTCTTGCTTCCAATTCCGCAAAGTCGAATGGCTTCGTTAAATAATCATTCGCACCCATATCTAAACCTTTCACTTTGTCATTGACGGTACTTCTTGCACTT is part of the Solibacillus sp. FSL K6-1523 genome and harbors:
- a CDS encoding MerR family transcriptional regulator — its product is MYTIGKLSKICDLPVKTLRYYDDIGLLKPSYVDAETNYRYYDYDKIEAIKIILLLKSLHMPLADIKQMMECADSIQWNSIIEQKLSELEKQKEQITKEIEDMKQLKVKMEVGIPIIQGPIFSECYFENREDTLVYTLRKKIQVKFIDKLVQNLFNRVYAFNLEVNGKLMAIFHERYLMENKADVELLVPVKESNNIDGCKILVNGKYACITVKGSYTDLAMGYEILKKWIVENDLTQNGNMMEIYERGLVPINLDLRDLRPNLISNPSDFLTKICVPVI
- a CDS encoding sensor histidine kinase; protein product: MMVLLLIICCVGLTIILNFSADIMATKIDAAATTPAQQVGENEQIFDDILMPPMVPMMPIVSTEAQQAKTEFRLESVLYLLLIIVCGGALTYYVSGKVLKPLDTLNNQIKNRTVHNLAETMDMPLADDEIAELTQSFNEMTDKLNEAFLMQSRFTANAAHELRTPLAVLKTKVDVFKKKNVHTTDEYDALITVFEKQIKRLSVLVIALLEMTNMNDEIEQEPICLQDILQEMFAELTPIADKKEVQLYLDCDDSIVYGNPNLLYRAFYNLVENGIKYNVVGGSVKIEVKSNDTQTVVAIKDTGIGIPEDLKKTIFEPFYRVDTSRSRETGGVGLGLSIVQSIVKKHNAKITVTDYENSGTCFELVFSKNKGRN
- a CDS encoding response regulator transcription factor, translated to MRILVVEDELDLQEAIAEGLRMEGYAVDTCSDGEDAYELAFVEKYDLIILDLNLPKMDGLHVLEKIREENKEVKILVLSARSTVNDKVKGLDMGANDYLTKPFDFAELEARIRNLMRRKFVQESSLLTCGKISMDLTKRTAFVEGRELLLTKKELALLECFLLHQEKVVSQEELMAHVWDQNADSFSGVIRVHIASLRKKLKALLTTDPIRTKIGEGYFITNNKGDA